The Populus alba chromosome 4, ASM523922v2, whole genome shotgun sequence genome contains a region encoding:
- the LOC118055961 gene encoding DNA ligase 6 isoform X4: MAFQSDHQTPQSINSQTLYYKSLTSLSLQIPPTPSSSLPLPPSLPASKLIPKTRFLIDGFRFSSPSITAYFLSHFHSDHYTGLSSHWSQGIIFCSPITTSLVTSILNVPECFVFSLPLNRAVDIDGVEVSLVDANHCPGAVQFLLKVPICKNLENFELYVHTGDFRYSCEMKDDVFLRGFVGCNTVFLDTTYCNPKFVFPLQEESVDYVVSAIEKIGGEGFSGGLEKRVLFLVATYVVGKEKILIEIARRCNRKVYVDARKMEVLRVLGCGESGVFTEDENESDVHVVGWNVLGETWPYFRPNFVKMKEIMVERGYNKVVGFVPTGWTYEVKRNKFAVRSKDSCEIHLVPYSEHSNYNELREYVKFLRPKRVIPTVGVDVEKLDSKHAAKMQKHFAGLVDEMANKKEFLMGFLRGSSENDEKVEMDVVSGWNEGLAQEKELVESVEMKANENNDTVACLNSSSTLQESPTHTLSMLNDEERDKLVHELSDCLPTWVTRDQMLDLISTHGRNIVEAVSSFYEREMEFHDQVISCRVTVSSSETVPLYDSESPSKPASINTDSRSMGFLSSQNYKSPSKNPKLKGGSSPRKRKRSVGNKPGKKSKINSKLESGVSKQSTITKFFNKVLPDASQVSVVASISEQCPGDENLLQNDDVTESYREEVDQFIQIIDGNESTRSYAATLLKKTEGDINKALDMHYGDPKGNLGKSIEALVVSGNMVERQCETGSSSAREKELFGEIENMVDLSVQGSLIKNVDATLVSLPTEKYNPIEHACWNGGQPAPYIHLARAFDLVEAEKGKIKATSLLCNMFRSLLALSPEDVLPAAYLCTNKIAADHENVELNIGGTLVTSALEEACGTNRSKIREMYNSMGDLGDVAQVCRQTQTLLAPPPPLLIKDVFSALQKISVQTGSGSTGRKKSLIVNLMRSCREKEMKFIVRTLVRNLRIGAMMRTILPALAQAVALNSFSSDECKAENVKDKLQYISTAVIEAYNILPSLDLVVPSLISEGVGFSSSTLSMVAGIPLKPMLAKITNGVAQVLKLFENKAFTCEYKYDGQRAQIHKMPNGTVRIYSRNGDETTSRFPDLIKIIEESCKPAAVTLIVDAELQLIKRMAASLCPFKIYLQGREGAKILPLL, encoded by the exons ATGGCCTTTCAATCCGATCACCAAACCCCACAGTCCATAAACTCACAAACCCTATACTACAAATCCCTCACTTCACTTTCCCTCCAAATCCCTCCAACCCCATCatcctccctccctctccctcctTCTCTCCCTGCTTCAAAACTCATCCCCAAAACCCGTTTCCTCATCGACGGATTCCGCTTTTCCTCCCCTTCCATTACTGCTTACTTCctttcccacttccattctgacCATTACACTGGTCTTTCCTCTCATTGGTCTCAAGGTATCATTTTTTGTTCCCCAATCACTACATCTCTTGTTACTAGTATCCTTAATGTCCCTGAATGTTTTGTCTTTTCGCTTCCTCTGAATCGTGCTGTTGATATTGATGGTGTTGAAGTTAGTTTAGTTGATGCTAATCACTGTCCTGGCGCTGTTCAGTTCTTGTTGAAAGTGCCCATTTGTAAGAATTTAGAGAATTTTGAGTTGTATGTTCATACTGGTGATTTTAGGTACTCTTGTGAGATGaaagatgatgtttttttgaGAGGTTTTGTGGGGTGTAATACGGTTTTTTTGGATACTACTTATTGTAATCCGAAATTTGTGTTTCCTTTACAAGAGGAGTCGGTTGATTATGTTGTTAGTGCGATTGAGAAGATAGGAGGAGAGGGGTTCAGTGGGGGTTTGGAGAAGAGGGTTCTGTTCCTCGTGGCTACTTATGTGGTGGGGAAAGAAAAGATTTTGATTGAGATTGCACGGAGGTGTAATAGGAAGGTCTATGTGGATGCAAGGAAAATGGAGGTTTTGAGGGTTTTGGGGTGCGGGGAGAGTGGGGTGTTTACAGAGGATGAGAATGAGAGTGATGTGCATGTTGTTGGCTGGAATGTCTTGGGGGAAACTTGGCCCTATTTTCGGCCGAATTTtgtgaaaatgaaggaaatTATGGTGGAAAGAGGTTACAATAAGGTTGTGGGGTTTGTGCCAACTGGGTGGACTTACGAAGTGAAACGTAATAAGTTTGCAGTGAGATCAAAGGATTCATGTGAGATTCATCTTGTGCCATATAGTGAGCATTCAAATTACAATGAACTCAGGGAGTATGTGAAGTTTTTGAGACCTAAACGTGTCATTCCGACAGTTGGTGTGGATGTTGAAAAACTCGATAGTAAACATGCTGCTAAAATGCAGAAGCATTTTGCTGGGTTAGTTGACGAGATGGCTAATAAGAAGGAATTTTTAATGGGTTTTCTTCGTGGCTCGTCTGAGAATGATGAGAAGGTTGAAATGGATGTTGTCTCAGGCTGGAACGAGGGGCTGGCACAGGAGAAAGAGTTAGTGGAGTCGGTTGAAATGAAAGCCAATGAGAATAATGACACTGTTGCTTGTCTTAACTCCTCATCTACACTGCAAGAATCTCCTACACACACTTTAAGCATGCTAAATGATGAGGAAAGAGATAAACTCGTTCATGAATTGAGTGATTGTTTGCCCACATGGGTTACCCGAGACCAAATGTTAGATTTAATCAGCACTCATGGGAGGAATATTGTTGAAGCAGTTTCTAGCTTTTATGAACGTGAAATGGAATTCCATGATCAAGTAATTTCTTGTAGAGTAACTGTTTCTTCATCTGAGACAGTTCCATTATATGACTCTGAATCACCTTCAAAACCAGCTTCTATTAATACTGATAGTCGAAGTATGGGTTTTCTGTCAAGTCAAAACTACAAGTCACCTAGCAAGAATCCTAAACTAAAGGGTGGTAGTTCTCCTAGAAAAAGGAAGAGGAGCGTTGGCAATAAGCCTGGCAagaaatcaaaaattaattcaaagctGGAATCTGGCGTGTCGAAGCAATCCACCATTACTAAgtttttcaataaagttttgCCTGATGCTTCTCAAGTTAGCGTGGTTGCATCTATATCTGAGCAATGCCCTGGAGATGAAAATTTGTTGCAAAATGATGATGTTACAGAGTCATACAGGGAGGAGGTAGATCAGTTTATTCAGATAATTGATGGCAATGAGTCAACAAGAAGTTATGCTGCCACCCTCCTCAAGAAGACAGAAGGAGATATTAACAAGGCTCTGGACATGCATTATGGTGATCCCAAGGGTAACCTTGGCAAGAGTATAGAGGCTTTGGTGGTTTCTGGCAATATGGTTGAGCGTCAGTGTGAAACTGGCTCCTCTTCTGCCAGGGAGAAAGAATTGTTTGGAGAAATAGAAAATATGGTTGATCTATCCGTTCAGGGATCACTAATAAAAAACGTGGATGCAACTCTTGTATCACTACCAACAGAAAAATATAATCCCATAGAGCATG CATGCTGGAATGGTGGACAACCTGCACCATATATCCATCTTGCACGTGCTTTTGACCTGGTCGAGGCAGAAAAAGGAAAGATCAAAGCTACTTCGTTATTGTGCAATATGTTTAGAAG TTTGCTGGCATTGTCTCCTGAGGATGTGTTGCCTGCTGCCTATCTGTGCACAAATAAGATTGCTGCTGACCATGAAAATGTG GAACTAAACATAGGTGGAACCTTGGTTACATCGGCTTTGGAAGAGGCATGTGGAACAAACCGGTCTAAAATAAGGGAAATGTACAATAGTATGGGGGATCTtg GTGACGTTGCTCAAGTATGCAGACAAACACAGACATTACTGGCTCCTCCCCCTCCCCTTCTTATTAAAGATGTATTTTCTGCGCTGCAGAAGATAAG TGTACAAACAGGTAGCGGAAGTACTGGTCGAAAGAAGAGCCTCATTGTGAATCTTATGCGTTCTTGTAGGGAGAAGGAGATGAAGTTTATTGTCAGAACTTTG GTAAGGAATTTACGGATTGGAGCAATGATGAGAACTATCCTACCTGCTTTAGCTCAAGCTGTTGCTTTGAATTCCTTTTCTTCTGATGAATGTAAAGCTGAGAATGTGAAGGATAAACTTCAG TACATTTCCACAGCAGTGATTGAAGCTTATAACATCCTTCCTAGTCTG GATTTGGTTGTTCCTTCACTCATAAGTGAAGGCGTTGGATTTTCATCGTCAACTTTATCAATGGTTGCTGGGATACCTCTTAAACCAATGCTTGCAAA AATTACAAATGGAGTTGCTCAAGTACTAAAGCTCTTTGAAAATAAAGCTTTTACATGTGAATACAA ATACGATGGTCAGCGTGCCCAAATTCACAAAATGCCAAATGGCACTGTACGTATCTATTCACGAAATGGGGATGAAACAACGTCTAGGTTTCCTGATTTGATCAAGATAATTGAGGAATCTTGTAAACCTGCTGCAGTGACTTTAATAGTGGATGCAGAG TTGCAGTTGATCAAAAGAATGGCTGCAAGCTTATGTCCTTTCAAGATCTATCTTCAAGGGAGAGAGGGAGCAAAGATTCTTCCATTGCTGTGA
- the LOC118055961 gene encoding DNA ligase 6 isoform X3, which translates to MAFQSDHQTPQSINSQTLYYKSLTSLSLQIPPTPSSSLPLPPSLPASKLIPKTRFLIDGFRFSSPSITAYFLSHFHSDHYTGLSSHWSQGIIFCSPITTSLVTSILNVPECFVFSLPLNRAVDIDGVEVSLVDANHCPGAVQFLLKVPICKNLENFELYVHTGDFRYSCEMKDDVFLRGFVGCNTVFLDTTYCNPKFVFPLQEESVDYVVSAIEKIGGEGFSGGLEKRVLFLVATYVVGKEKILIEIARRCNRKVYVDARKMEVLRVLGCGESGVFTEDENESDVHVVGWNVLGETWPYFRPNFVKMKEIMVERGYNKVVGFVPTGWTYEVKRNKFAVRSKDSCEIHLVPYSEHSNYNELREYVKFLRPKRVIPTVGVDVEKLDSKHAAKMQKHFAGLVDEMANKKEFLMGFLRGSSENDEKVEMDVVSGWNEGLAQEKELVESVEMKANENNDTVACLNSSSTLQESPTHTLSMLNDEERDKLVHELSDCLPTWVTRDQMLDLISTHGRNIVEAVSSFYEREMEFHDQVISCRVTVSSSETVPLYDSESPSKPASINTDSRSMGFLSSQNYKSPSKNPKLKGGSSPRKRKRSVGNKPGKKSKINSKLESGVSKQSTITKFFNKVLPDASQVSVVASISEQCPGDENLLQNDDVTESYREEVDQFIQIIDGNESTRSYAATLLKKTEGDINKALDMHYGDPKGNLGKSIEALVVSGNMVERQCETGSSSAREKELFGEIENMVDLSVQGSLIKNVDATLVSLPTEKYNPIEHACWNGGQPAPYIHLARAFDLVEAEKGKIKATSLLCNMFRSLLALSPEDVLPAAYLCTNKIAADHENVELNIGGTLVTSALEEACGTNRSKIREMYNSMGDLGDVAQVCRQTQTLLAPPPPLLIKDVFSALQKISVQTGSGSTGRKKSLIVNLMRSCREKEMKFIVRTLVRNLRIGAMMRTILPALAQAVALNSFSSDECKAENVKDKLQYISTAVIEAYNILPSLDLVVPSLISEGVGFSSSTLSMVAGIPLKPMLAKITNGVAQVLKLFENKAFTCEYKYDGQRAQIHKMPNGTVRIYSRNGDETTSRFPDLIKIIEESCKPAAVTLIVDAEVVAVDQKNGCKLMSFQDLSSRERGSKDSSIAVNKIKAVGASSPPKATILERLVL; encoded by the exons ATGGCCTTTCAATCCGATCACCAAACCCCACAGTCCATAAACTCACAAACCCTATACTACAAATCCCTCACTTCACTTTCCCTCCAAATCCCTCCAACCCCATCatcctccctccctctccctcctTCTCTCCCTGCTTCAAAACTCATCCCCAAAACCCGTTTCCTCATCGACGGATTCCGCTTTTCCTCCCCTTCCATTACTGCTTACTTCctttcccacttccattctgacCATTACACTGGTCTTTCCTCTCATTGGTCTCAAGGTATCATTTTTTGTTCCCCAATCACTACATCTCTTGTTACTAGTATCCTTAATGTCCCTGAATGTTTTGTCTTTTCGCTTCCTCTGAATCGTGCTGTTGATATTGATGGTGTTGAAGTTAGTTTAGTTGATGCTAATCACTGTCCTGGCGCTGTTCAGTTCTTGTTGAAAGTGCCCATTTGTAAGAATTTAGAGAATTTTGAGTTGTATGTTCATACTGGTGATTTTAGGTACTCTTGTGAGATGaaagatgatgtttttttgaGAGGTTTTGTGGGGTGTAATACGGTTTTTTTGGATACTACTTATTGTAATCCGAAATTTGTGTTTCCTTTACAAGAGGAGTCGGTTGATTATGTTGTTAGTGCGATTGAGAAGATAGGAGGAGAGGGGTTCAGTGGGGGTTTGGAGAAGAGGGTTCTGTTCCTCGTGGCTACTTATGTGGTGGGGAAAGAAAAGATTTTGATTGAGATTGCACGGAGGTGTAATAGGAAGGTCTATGTGGATGCAAGGAAAATGGAGGTTTTGAGGGTTTTGGGGTGCGGGGAGAGTGGGGTGTTTACAGAGGATGAGAATGAGAGTGATGTGCATGTTGTTGGCTGGAATGTCTTGGGGGAAACTTGGCCCTATTTTCGGCCGAATTTtgtgaaaatgaaggaaatTATGGTGGAAAGAGGTTACAATAAGGTTGTGGGGTTTGTGCCAACTGGGTGGACTTACGAAGTGAAACGTAATAAGTTTGCAGTGAGATCAAAGGATTCATGTGAGATTCATCTTGTGCCATATAGTGAGCATTCAAATTACAATGAACTCAGGGAGTATGTGAAGTTTTTGAGACCTAAACGTGTCATTCCGACAGTTGGTGTGGATGTTGAAAAACTCGATAGTAAACATGCTGCTAAAATGCAGAAGCATTTTGCTGGGTTAGTTGACGAGATGGCTAATAAGAAGGAATTTTTAATGGGTTTTCTTCGTGGCTCGTCTGAGAATGATGAGAAGGTTGAAATGGATGTTGTCTCAGGCTGGAACGAGGGGCTGGCACAGGAGAAAGAGTTAGTGGAGTCGGTTGAAATGAAAGCCAATGAGAATAATGACACTGTTGCTTGTCTTAACTCCTCATCTACACTGCAAGAATCTCCTACACACACTTTAAGCATGCTAAATGATGAGGAAAGAGATAAACTCGTTCATGAATTGAGTGATTGTTTGCCCACATGGGTTACCCGAGACCAAATGTTAGATTTAATCAGCACTCATGGGAGGAATATTGTTGAAGCAGTTTCTAGCTTTTATGAACGTGAAATGGAATTCCATGATCAAGTAATTTCTTGTAGAGTAACTGTTTCTTCATCTGAGACAGTTCCATTATATGACTCTGAATCACCTTCAAAACCAGCTTCTATTAATACTGATAGTCGAAGTATGGGTTTTCTGTCAAGTCAAAACTACAAGTCACCTAGCAAGAATCCTAAACTAAAGGGTGGTAGTTCTCCTAGAAAAAGGAAGAGGAGCGTTGGCAATAAGCCTGGCAagaaatcaaaaattaattcaaagctGGAATCTGGCGTGTCGAAGCAATCCACCATTACTAAgtttttcaataaagttttgCCTGATGCTTCTCAAGTTAGCGTGGTTGCATCTATATCTGAGCAATGCCCTGGAGATGAAAATTTGTTGCAAAATGATGATGTTACAGAGTCATACAGGGAGGAGGTAGATCAGTTTATTCAGATAATTGATGGCAATGAGTCAACAAGAAGTTATGCTGCCACCCTCCTCAAGAAGACAGAAGGAGATATTAACAAGGCTCTGGACATGCATTATGGTGATCCCAAGGGTAACCTTGGCAAGAGTATAGAGGCTTTGGTGGTTTCTGGCAATATGGTTGAGCGTCAGTGTGAAACTGGCTCCTCTTCTGCCAGGGAGAAAGAATTGTTTGGAGAAATAGAAAATATGGTTGATCTATCCGTTCAGGGATCACTAATAAAAAACGTGGATGCAACTCTTGTATCACTACCAACAGAAAAATATAATCCCATAGAGCATG CATGCTGGAATGGTGGACAACCTGCACCATATATCCATCTTGCACGTGCTTTTGACCTGGTCGAGGCAGAAAAAGGAAAGATCAAAGCTACTTCGTTATTGTGCAATATGTTTAGAAG TTTGCTGGCATTGTCTCCTGAGGATGTGTTGCCTGCTGCCTATCTGTGCACAAATAAGATTGCTGCTGACCATGAAAATGTG GAACTAAACATAGGTGGAACCTTGGTTACATCGGCTTTGGAAGAGGCATGTGGAACAAACCGGTCTAAAATAAGGGAAATGTACAATAGTATGGGGGATCTtg GTGACGTTGCTCAAGTATGCAGACAAACACAGACATTACTGGCTCCTCCCCCTCCCCTTCTTATTAAAGATGTATTTTCTGCGCTGCAGAAGATAAG TGTACAAACAGGTAGCGGAAGTACTGGTCGAAAGAAGAGCCTCATTGTGAATCTTATGCGTTCTTGTAGGGAGAAGGAGATGAAGTTTATTGTCAGAACTTTG GTAAGGAATTTACGGATTGGAGCAATGATGAGAACTATCCTACCTGCTTTAGCTCAAGCTGTTGCTTTGAATTCCTTTTCTTCTGATGAATGTAAAGCTGAGAATGTGAAGGATAAACTTCAG TACATTTCCACAGCAGTGATTGAAGCTTATAACATCCTTCCTAGTCTG GATTTGGTTGTTCCTTCACTCATAAGTGAAGGCGTTGGATTTTCATCGTCAACTTTATCAATGGTTGCTGGGATACCTCTTAAACCAATGCTTGCAAA AATTACAAATGGAGTTGCTCAAGTACTAAAGCTCTTTGAAAATAAAGCTTTTACATGTGAATACAA ATACGATGGTCAGCGTGCCCAAATTCACAAAATGCCAAATGGCACTGTACGTATCTATTCACGAAATGGGGATGAAACAACGTCTAGGTTTCCTGATTTGATCAAGATAATTGAGGAATCTTGTAAACCTGCTGCAGTGACTTTAATAGTGGATGCAGAG GTAGTTGCAGTTGATCAAAAGAATGGCTGCAAGCTTATGTCCTTTCAAGATCTATCTTCAAGGGAGAGAGGGAGCAAAGATTCTTCCATTGCTGTGAATAAGATAAAG GCTGTTGGAGCTTCCTCTCCGCCAAAGGCGACAAT ACTTGAAAGACTTGTTTTGTGA